From the genome of Nocardia sp. NBC_01503, one region includes:
- a CDS encoding MFS transporter → MTASIKLSSAAGRWVLLATVLGSGMAMLDATVVNVALPRIGDEFGSSMAGLQWTVNAYALTLAGLILLGGALGDRYGRRRVFIIGVIWFALASALCGAAQDVSMLIAARALQGVGGALLTPGSLAIIQASFEPQDRARAVGAWSGLGGVAGAIGPFLGGYLVEYAGWRWVFLLNVPLALLVIAVTARHVPETYDSRAHGKFDVLGAAMAALCLAGITYALTTAPERDTNRALVIGSAVLGIAAGIAFVLIERRRSARDDGPSPMVPVDVFASKQFTAINGVTFVMYGAMSVVFFLLVLTLQVVSGFSPIAAGTAMLPGTVLMLLFSARAGALAQKIGPRKPITAGVLLAALGMLLMTRIGADSSYVTVVLPAAIVFGIGLTLAVAPLTATVLATADERHAGVASGVNNAVARAAGLLAVAAIPPLAGLTGDAYGNPSTFQHGFRIALITCVVLMVGAAALAFLTVRDDALAIAPATAEPLCKVNCPIGAPPLEPGRALTSTGGKDG, encoded by the coding sequence ATGACCGCGAGTATCAAGCTGTCCTCCGCCGCCGGACGCTGGGTTCTGCTGGCCACCGTGCTCGGCTCCGGAATGGCGATGCTCGACGCCACCGTCGTGAATGTGGCGCTGCCGAGGATCGGTGACGAATTCGGCTCGTCCATGGCCGGATTGCAGTGGACCGTCAATGCGTACGCACTCACCCTGGCCGGGTTGATCCTGCTCGGTGGTGCGCTCGGCGACCGGTACGGGCGGCGGCGGGTCTTCATTATCGGTGTCATCTGGTTCGCGCTCGCCTCGGCGCTCTGCGGTGCGGCACAGGATGTTTCGATGCTGATCGCGGCGCGAGCGCTCCAGGGCGTCGGCGGCGCGCTGCTCACCCCCGGATCGCTGGCGATCATTCAGGCGTCGTTCGAACCGCAGGATCGGGCCCGCGCGGTCGGGGCCTGGTCCGGGTTGGGCGGCGTGGCCGGAGCCATCGGACCGTTCCTGGGTGGCTATCTGGTGGAGTACGCGGGCTGGCGCTGGGTCTTCCTGCTGAATGTGCCGCTGGCCCTGCTGGTTATCGCGGTCACCGCCCGGCATGTGCCCGAAACCTACGATTCGCGGGCGCACGGCAAGTTCGATGTGCTCGGCGCGGCCATGGCGGCGCTGTGCCTGGCCGGAATCACCTATGCGCTCACCACCGCACCGGAGCGAGATACCAACCGCGCCTTGGTGATAGGCAGCGCGGTGCTGGGCATTGCCGCGGGTATCGCGTTCGTCCTGATCGAACGCCGGCGCTCGGCCCGCGATGACGGACCCTCGCCGATGGTGCCGGTGGATGTCTTCGCCTCCAAACAGTTCACGGCGATCAACGGCGTCACCTTCGTCATGTACGGGGCGATGAGCGTGGTCTTCTTCCTGTTGGTGCTCACCCTCCAGGTGGTCTCGGGCTTCAGCCCGATCGCGGCGGGCACCGCCATGCTGCCCGGCACCGTCCTCATGCTGCTGTTCTCCGCGCGCGCCGGTGCACTCGCGCAGAAGATCGGTCCGCGCAAACCCATCACCGCCGGTGTCCTACTGGCCGCGCTGGGCATGCTGCTCATGACCCGCATCGGTGCGGACTCCTCCTACGTGACCGTGGTGCTGCCCGCCGCGATCGTTTTCGGCATCGGTCTGACCCTGGCCGTCGCACCGCTCACCGCGACCGTGCTGGCCACCGCCGATGAACGGCACGCGGGTGTGGCGAGCGGGGTCAACAACGCGGTGGCCCGCGCAGCGGGACTCCTTGCGGTGGCGGCCATTCCACCGCTGGCCGGACTCACCGGCGACGCCTACGGCAACCCCTCGACCTTTCAGCACGGCTTCCGTATCGCCCTGATCACCTGCGTCGTCCTCATGGTCGGTGCGGCCGCGCTGGCCTTCCTCACCGTCCGCGACGACGCCCTGGCCATCGCCCCCGCCACGGCCGAGCCGCTATGCAAGGTGAACTGCCCCATCGGCGCACCCCCGCTGGAGCCCGGCCGAGCCCTGACCTCGACCGGCGGCAAGGACGGCTGA
- a CDS encoding MmcQ/YjbR family DNA-binding protein, with amino-acid sequence MDVLAYCLTKPGAWQDEPWEGDIVAKVGDKIFAFIGSGEAVSLKCGTRPEADELVAIYPDDVSVSHYIGRYGWNLIKVGGRVPDDELRELIDQSYDAIVAKLPKAKRPQV; translated from the coding sequence ATGGACGTTCTCGCCTATTGCCTCACCAAACCCGGTGCCTGGCAGGACGAACCGTGGGAAGGCGATATCGTCGCCAAGGTCGGCGACAAGATCTTCGCCTTCATCGGCAGCGGCGAGGCGGTCAGCCTCAAATGCGGAACGCGGCCCGAGGCCGACGAACTCGTCGCCATCTACCCCGACGACGTCTCGGTCTCGCACTACATCGGCAGGTACGGCTGGAACCTGATCAAGGTCGGCGGCAGAGTGCCCGACGACGAGCTCCGCGAACTCATCGACCAGTCCTATGACGCGATCGTCGCCAAACTGCCGAAAGCCAAACGGCCGCAAGTCTAA
- a CDS encoding SgcJ/EcaC family oxidoreductase — protein MRKATAMTIATAAESTTAPRKSRHRTVFRALGVATLALGITAAGGYVWLSQTSDVRNVGVAECASLIPDGGSADDLRGVCGTLTNMTAAWGRNDADAYGATFTENATYTTFLGTHYEGRDDLTEAHRALFSGFLKGTKLADSYLDARFYGGNVAIVTTRGDRYDDDRPSELSKTQTYTLVREQDGQWRIASFQNTQRQRVMEKISFLFDPATKPQAER, from the coding sequence ATGCGAAAGGCTACCGCCATGACGATCGCCACCGCCGCCGAATCGACCACCGCCCCGCGTAAGTCCCGTCACCGCACCGTCTTTCGCGCCCTCGGTGTCGCCACCCTCGCCCTGGGCATCACCGCGGCGGGCGGCTACGTCTGGCTGAGCCAGACCTCGGATGTCCGAAATGTCGGTGTCGCCGAATGCGCCAGCCTCATCCCGGACGGCGGCAGCGCCGACGACCTCCGCGGGGTCTGCGGAACCCTGACGAATATGACCGCGGCCTGGGGCCGCAACGATGCCGACGCCTACGGTGCGACATTCACCGAGAACGCCACGTACACCACATTTCTCGGCACCCATTACGAAGGCCGCGACGATCTCACCGAGGCGCATCGCGCACTCTTCAGCGGATTCCTCAAGGGCACCAAGCTCGCCGACTCGTACCTGGATGCCCGCTTCTACGGCGGGAACGTCGCCATCGTCACCACGCGCGGCGACCGCTACGACGACGATCGACCGTCCGAACTCTCCAAGACCCAGACCTACACGCTGGTGCGGGAACAGGACGGGCAGTGGCGGATCGCCAGCTTCCAGAACACCCAGCGGCAACGGGTGATGGAGAAGATCTCGTTCCTGTTCGATCCGGCGACCAAGCCACAGGCCGAGCGCTGA
- a CDS encoding ABC transporter ATP-binding protein encodes MTLRAELRVERERFGLDIALTVEPGEVVALLGPNGAGKSTALRALAGLLPLTGGRISVSDQVWDEPPAVFVPAEQRQVGVVFQDYLLFQHLSALENVAFGLRARGVRRADARTRAAEWLDRVGLTDRAHATPRALSGGQAQRVALARALATEPQLLLLDEPLAALDASTRLQVRTELSHHLRDYSGHTVLVTHDPLDAMVLADRLIILEDGAIIQQGAPTEIARRPRSEYVANLVGLNLFRGTASGTTVDIDTGGSLTITENSTGPVFLAFPPTAVGLHPEKPTGSARNTWPVTVAGMEQHANITRVRLDGAPPVLADITPAAVADLRLQPGMRVWAAVKATEVHTYPA; translated from the coding sequence GTTTCGGGCTCGATATCGCGCTGACCGTCGAGCCCGGCGAAGTGGTCGCGCTGTTGGGCCCCAATGGCGCGGGCAAGTCCACCGCGTTGCGGGCGCTGGCCGGACTGCTGCCGCTCACCGGCGGGCGGATTTCCGTGAGCGATCAGGTGTGGGATGAGCCGCCCGCGGTCTTCGTACCCGCCGAGCAGCGCCAGGTCGGTGTTGTATTCCAGGATTACCTGCTTTTTCAACACCTTTCGGCATTGGAGAACGTGGCCTTCGGACTGCGCGCCCGTGGTGTGCGCCGCGCCGATGCCCGTACGCGCGCCGCCGAATGGCTGGACCGGGTCGGCCTGACCGATCGCGCGCACGCCACCCCGCGCGCGCTCTCCGGCGGGCAGGCGCAACGGGTCGCGCTGGCGCGAGCCCTGGCTACCGAGCCCCAATTACTGCTGCTGGACGAGCCGCTCGCCGCGCTCGATGCGAGCACTCGCCTCCAGGTGCGCACCGAGCTGTCGCATCATCTGCGCGACTATTCCGGGCATACCGTCCTGGTCACCCATGATCCGCTCGATGCCATGGTGCTGGCCGATCGGCTGATCATCCTCGAGGACGGCGCGATCATCCAGCAGGGCGCGCCCACCGAGATCGCCCGTCGACCGCGCTCGGAATATGTGGCGAATCTTGTGGGACTCAACCTGTTTCGCGGCACCGCCAGCGGAACCACCGTCGACATCGACACCGGCGGCAGTCTCACCATCACCGAAAACTCCACGGGCCCGGTATTTCTGGCGTTCCCCCCGACCGCGGTGGGCCTGCATCCGGAGAAACCCACCGGCAGCGCGCGCAATACCTGGCCCGTCACCGTGGCGGGAATGGAGCAGCACGCCAACATCACTCGCGTTCGTCTGGACGGCGCACCCCCGGTGCTGGCCGACATCACCCCGGCGGCCGTCGCCGACCTGCGCCTACAACCCGGTATGCGGGTCTGGGCGGCGGTCAAGGCCACCGAGGTACACACATACCCGGCTTAG
- a CDS encoding vWA domain-containing protein yields MRAVSGGTGTAKSATAPGPTAEHGFSGHLVGFVEALRGRGIPVGPSETVDAAQVVTVLDLMDREVLREGLACALLRRTTQRATFDGLFDLWFPAALGERVGAEEVEIPYKPDGAVDIIELRKMLAELLVQSPSGEQERQLQALAAQMVEQMGQYQAAGGPSFSAYQTMKDLQPEILVAKLIAGLTAGMDNSDFDTEVARRTARQRIKSFRGTVEAETRRRVAERIGRDRVATYGVARQAEDADFLRISQHELDDLRRSSQRLARILASRLASRRRRARRGEIDLRKTLRKSMSTGGVPIHLETRKPRPGRPDLVLLCDISGSVAGFSSFTMVLVNALREQFSRVRIFAFVDRSDEVTKLFDSVTPLDQITRRIFTEADVVGIEGHSDYGSALEGFAENFPDAVTSRTSLLILGDARNNYRDPALATLEQLVSVAKHAYWLNPEAEKMWGTGDSAAKKYAEVIEMHECRSARQLTAVVGRLLPV; encoded by the coding sequence ATGCGGGCGGTGAGCGGGGGAACGGGAACCGCCAAATCCGCCACCGCGCCCGGACCGACGGCCGAGCACGGATTCTCCGGGCATCTGGTCGGGTTCGTGGAGGCCCTGCGCGGCAGGGGAATTCCGGTCGGCCCCTCCGAAACCGTCGACGCCGCACAGGTTGTCACGGTGCTGGATCTGATGGACCGCGAGGTACTGCGCGAGGGTCTGGCGTGCGCGCTGCTGCGGCGCACCACCCAGCGCGCCACCTTCGACGGACTCTTCGATCTCTGGTTCCCGGCCGCGCTGGGCGAGCGCGTCGGGGCCGAGGAGGTCGAGATCCCGTACAAGCCCGATGGCGCGGTCGACATTATCGAACTGCGGAAGATGCTGGCGGAGTTGCTCGTTCAGAGTCCCTCCGGTGAGCAGGAGCGACAGCTCCAGGCGCTGGCCGCGCAGATGGTCGAGCAGATGGGCCAGTATCAGGCGGCGGGTGGTCCGTCCTTCTCGGCGTACCAGACCATGAAGGATCTGCAGCCCGAGATCCTGGTGGCCAAGCTGATCGCCGGGCTCACCGCGGGTATGGACAACTCCGACTTCGATACCGAGGTCGCCCGGCGCACCGCCCGCCAGCGCATCAAATCCTTCCGCGGCACCGTCGAGGCCGAGACCCGCCGCCGCGTCGCCGAACGCATCGGCCGCGACCGCGTCGCCACCTACGGTGTCGCCCGCCAGGCCGAGGATGCCGACTTCCTGCGCATCTCCCAGCACGAACTCGACGATCTGCGCCGCTCCAGTCAGCGACTGGCTCGAATCCTGGCCTCCCGCCTGGCTTCCCGTCGTCGCCGGGCTCGTCGCGGTGAGATCGATCTGCGCAAGACGCTGCGCAAATCCATGTCCACCGGCGGTGTGCCCATTCACCTGGAGACCCGCAAGCCGCGCCCCGGTCGGCCGGATCTCGTACTGCTGTGCGACATTTCGGGCTCGGTGGCCGGATTCTCCAGCTTCACCATGGTTTTGGTGAACGCGCTGCGCGAACAGTTCTCCCGGGTCCGGATCTTCGCCTTCGTGGACCGCTCCGACGAAGTGACCAAACTCTTCGATTCGGTGACTCCGCTCGATCAGATCACCCGCCGCATCTTCACCGAAGCCGATGTCGTTGGTATCGAAGGACATTCGGACTACGGTTCCGCCCTGGAGGGCTTCGCCGAGAACTTCCCCGACGCGGTCACCAGCCGCACCTCCCTGCTGATCCTCGGCGACGCCCGCAACAACTACCGCGATCCCGCCCTGGCCACCCTCGAACAACTCGTCTCGGTGGCCAAACACGCCTACTGGCTCAACCCCGAAGCCGAGAAGATGTGGGGCACAGGCGACTCCGCCGCCAAGAAATACGCCGAGGTCATAGAAATGCACGAATGCCGCTCGGCCCGCCAGCTGACCGCCGTCGTCGGCCGCCTACTGCCCGTCTAG
- a CDS encoding AAA family ATPase, translated as MAPTAPIQEPIFSSVDDVIERLAGTGYLADKATATSVFLADRLGKPLLIEGPAGVGKTELSKAVAEVAGAELVRLQCYEGVDEARALYEWNHAKQILRIQASSENDWAETKSDVFTEEFLLSRPLLTAIRRTEPTVLLIDETDKADVEIEGLLLEILSDFSVTVPELGTITATRKPFVVLTSNATRELSEALKRRCLYLHIDFPDEDLERRILASRVPELKPAVAAQLVRVVHVLRGMQLKKLPSVAESIDWARTLLALGAKDLDDKTVRATLGVVLKHQADHLRAQSELKLA; from the coding sequence GTGGCTCCTACAGCACCGATCCAGGAGCCGATCTTCTCGTCGGTCGACGATGTGATCGAGCGCCTCGCCGGAACCGGCTATCTGGCCGACAAGGCCACCGCCACGTCGGTCTTCCTCGCCGACCGGCTCGGCAAACCGCTGCTCATCGAGGGCCCCGCCGGTGTCGGCAAGACCGAACTGTCCAAGGCGGTCGCCGAGGTCGCGGGCGCGGAACTCGTTCGCCTGCAATGCTATGAGGGCGTGGACGAGGCGCGGGCGCTGTACGAGTGGAATCACGCCAAACAGATTCTGCGCATCCAGGCGTCCTCGGAGAACGATTGGGCCGAGACCAAGTCCGACGTCTTCACCGAGGAATTCCTGCTCTCGCGGCCGCTGCTGACCGCCATCCGGCGCACCGAGCCGACCGTACTGCTCATCGACGAGACCGATAAGGCCGATGTCGAGATCGAGGGCCTGCTGCTCGAGATCCTGAGCGACTTCTCGGTCACCGTCCCGGAATTGGGCACCATCACCGCCACCCGCAAACCGTTCGTGGTGCTCACCTCGAACGCGACGCGCGAGCTGTCGGAGGCGTTGAAGCGGCGCTGCCTCTATCTGCACATCGACTTCCCGGACGAGGATCTCGAACGCCGCATCCTGGCCAGCCGCGTCCCCGAGCTCAAGCCCGCCGTGGCCGCACAACTCGTGCGGGTCGTGCACGTACTGCGCGGCATGCAGCTCAAGAAGCTGCCGTCGGTCGCCGAGTCCATCGACTGGGCGCGCACGCTACTGGCTTTGGGCGCAAAGGATCTCGACGACAAGACGGTGCGCGCGACGCTCGGAGTGGTGCTCAAGCATCAGGCCGATCATCTGCGCGCGCAGTCCGAGCTGAAGCTGGCCTGA
- a CDS encoding nitroreductase family deazaflavin-dependent oxidoreductase, translating into MPANRESEPTERTGKASPALHDPLPLASGQVLPNRLMKSALSEGLGNSALAPDERLQRLYARWSTGGYGLIVTGNVMVDGRHLGEPGNVAIEDERHLEALTRWAKAGKDGGSKLWMQLNHPGRQANPLVTRNRAVAPSAIGMSIPGVPAPRALTEDEILDIIGRFGTAARVAEAAGFDGVQIHGAHGYLVSQFLSPLSNQRTDAWGGDAERRRRFVLEVARSIRAAVSPGFGVGIKLNSADFQRGGFTEDESRAVIEKLSAEQLDLIEISGGSYESPAMLNRPRTVAASTKAREAYFLEYAESARAAAGAVPIAVTGGFRSRGAMIEAIAEGNCDMVGLGRPAAVIPSAAADLLNGAKQLYAPAISLRLPARLAANNGLKAFDGALDLQWHTDQLHLLGAGNDPDLDRSPWRTAVTMLRRNGFDALRSKRSASTPTPDRTAAKFRRERALGRYVMNPTVRALSRVGLRTALATEIETIGRKTGQPRRVPVSILFDDQGAWAICQHGSRSGWGKNLAANPEIRVRQGNTWRTGTAVFLPEDDVVTRAATFAPHPLLAPIATRGFAALETNPVTVRITFTDN; encoded by the coding sequence ATGCCTGCAAACCGCGAGTCCGAGCCGACCGAACGCACCGGCAAGGCCAGCCCGGCCCTGCACGATCCCCTGCCGCTGGCCAGTGGCCAGGTACTGCCGAACCGACTGATGAAATCCGCCCTGAGCGAGGGGCTCGGCAACTCCGCCCTCGCCCCCGACGAACGGCTGCAACGACTCTACGCGCGCTGGAGCACCGGCGGGTACGGGTTGATAGTCACCGGCAATGTCATGGTCGACGGCCGCCACCTGGGAGAACCCGGCAATGTGGCCATCGAGGACGAACGGCACCTGGAGGCACTGACCCGCTGGGCCAAAGCGGGCAAAGACGGCGGCAGCAAGCTGTGGATGCAGTTGAATCATCCGGGCCGGCAGGCCAATCCACTGGTGACCCGCAACCGCGCGGTGGCTCCGTCCGCGATCGGTATGAGCATTCCGGGCGTACCCGCACCGCGCGCACTCACCGAGGACGAGATCCTCGACATCATCGGGCGCTTCGGCACCGCGGCCCGGGTCGCCGAGGCCGCCGGATTCGACGGGGTGCAGATCCACGGGGCGCACGGATACCTGGTGTCGCAGTTCCTGTCCCCGCTGTCCAATCAGCGCACCGACGCCTGGGGCGGTGACGCCGAGCGACGCAGGCGCTTCGTGCTCGAGGTGGCGCGCAGTATTCGCGCTGCGGTGAGCCCCGGTTTCGGCGTCGGCATCAAACTCAATTCGGCGGACTTCCAGCGTGGCGGCTTCACCGAGGACGAATCGCGTGCGGTCATCGAGAAGCTCTCCGCCGAGCAGCTGGATCTCATCGAAATCAGCGGTGGCAGTTACGAATCCCCCGCCATGCTGAATCGGCCGCGCACGGTGGCGGCGAGCACGAAGGCCCGCGAGGCGTACTTCCTGGAGTACGCCGAATCCGCCCGGGCGGCCGCCGGTGCGGTGCCGATCGCGGTCACGGGCGGATTCCGCTCGCGCGGCGCCATGATCGAGGCGATCGCCGAGGGCAACTGCGATATGGTCGGACTGGGCCGACCCGCAGCCGTAATTCCTTCCGCCGCAGCCGATCTGCTCAATGGCGCGAAACAGCTGTACGCCCCCGCGATCTCACTGCGGTTGCCCGCGCGGCTCGCGGCCAACAATGGCCTCAAGGCGTTCGACGGGGCACTGGACCTGCAATGGCACACCGACCAGCTGCATCTGCTCGGCGCGGGCAACGATCCCGATCTCGACCGCTCCCCCTGGCGCACCGCGGTAACCATGCTGCGTCGCAATGGATTCGACGCCCTGCGCAGTAAGCGCTCGGCGAGTACACCCACTCCGGACCGCACCGCCGCCAAATTCCGACGCGAGCGCGCCCTCGGCCGCTATGTCATGAACCCGACCGTCCGCGCGCTGAGCCGGGTCGGCCTGCGCACCGCACTGGCCACCGAGATCGAGACCATCGGACGCAAGACCGGTCAGCCGCGCCGCGTCCCGGTGTCGATACTCTTCGACGACCAGGGCGCCTGGGCCATCTGCCAGCACGGCTCCCGTTCCGGCTGGGGTAAGAACCTCGCCGCCAATCCCGAAATCCGTGTCCGCCAAGGCAATACCTGGCGCACCGGTACGGCGGTCTTCCTCCCCGAGGACGATGTGGTGACCCGCGCCGCCACCTTCGCCCCACACCCCCTGCTGGCTCCCATCGCCACCCGGGGTTTCGCCGCCCTGGAGACCAATCCCGTCACCGTCCGCATCACCTTCACCGACAACTGA
- a CDS encoding ribokinase has translation MARIVVVGSINMDLVTTVKRRPEPGETVSGEKFSLVPGGKGSNQAIAARRAGGEVGFVGAVGDDVFADELRRVLVDAGVGVSRLRRAHGPSGVAAIIVDDGGENSIIVVGGANSRLTTLDEDDLEAIAQADVLLCQLEIPLPTVLQAARHARAHDTTVILNPSPVRELPEQVWAEIDIAVVNEGEAAQLGAALDAVPHVITTLGADGAIYRGPDGITLPQPGVRVEVVDTTGAGDTFTGALAAHWPDGPEIALAWACTAGALATTKLGASASIPTRNAIERLLSR, from the coding sequence ATGGCGCGGATTGTGGTGGTGGGCAGCATCAATATGGATCTGGTGACGACCGTCAAGCGGCGACCGGAGCCGGGCGAGACGGTATCCGGGGAGAAGTTCTCGCTGGTACCCGGCGGGAAGGGATCGAATCAGGCGATCGCGGCGCGCCGCGCCGGGGGTGAGGTCGGCTTCGTCGGGGCGGTCGGGGATGACGTATTCGCCGATGAGCTGCGCCGGGTGCTGGTCGATGCGGGCGTGGGTGTTTCGCGGCTGCGGCGGGCGCACGGGCCGAGCGGAGTGGCGGCCATCATCGTCGATGACGGTGGGGAGAACAGCATTATCGTGGTGGGCGGGGCCAATTCGCGACTGACCACGCTCGACGAGGATGATCTCGAGGCGATCGCGCAGGCGGATGTACTGCTGTGCCAGTTGGAGATTCCGCTGCCGACCGTACTGCAGGCGGCTCGGCACGCCCGCGCGCACGACACCACGGTGATACTGAATCCCTCGCCGGTGCGCGAACTTCCGGAGCAGGTGTGGGCCGAGATCGATATCGCGGTGGTGAACGAGGGTGAGGCGGCGCAGCTCGGCGCGGCGCTGGACGCGGTTCCGCATGTGATCACCACGCTCGGCGCGGATGGCGCGATCTATCGCGGGCCCGATGGAATCACGCTGCCACAGCCGGGGGTTCGCGTGGAGGTGGTCGACACCACCGGCGCCGGAGACACTTTCACCGGTGCGCTCGCGGCGCATTGGCCTGACGGCCCGGAGATCGCGCTGGCCTGGGCGTGTACGGCGGGCGCGCTGGCGACCACGAAACTCGGTGCCAGCGCGTCGATTCCGACGCGCAATGCGATCGAACGGCTGCTGTCGCGCTGA
- a CDS encoding TetR/AcrR family transcriptional regulator gives MGARDRLIDSAIALMRCKGIAGTGIAQLLEHSGISRRSVYLNFPGGKSELVAEATRTAGQASSALMRTLTSGADLATVLAAFPAMWREVVVSSDFTAGCPVVAAALGRSESPEAADIAGATFLEWEGILADRLEVEAVEPDIARSLATTIVAAVEGAVIMSLATRSTDPLERAGKQLADLVAVHTGKSTTAA, from the coding sequence ATGGGAGCCCGCGACCGCCTCATCGACAGCGCCATCGCCCTCATGCGTTGCAAAGGAATCGCCGGAACCGGCATCGCCCAACTGCTCGAGCACAGTGGCATCTCGCGGCGCTCGGTCTATCTGAACTTTCCGGGCGGCAAGTCCGAACTGGTCGCCGAGGCCACCCGCACCGCCGGACAGGCGTCCAGTGCGCTCATGCGCACGCTCACCTCCGGCGCGGATCTGGCCACCGTGCTCGCCGCCTTCCCCGCCATGTGGCGCGAGGTGGTGGTCTCCAGCGATTTCACCGCGGGCTGCCCGGTGGTGGCCGCGGCGCTGGGCCGCTCCGAATCCCCGGAGGCCGCCGATATCGCGGGCGCGACCTTCCTCGAATGGGAGGGCATCCTCGCCGACCGGCTCGAGGTCGAGGCCGTCGAGCCCGATATCGCCCGCTCCCTCGCCACCACCATCGTGGCGGCGGTGGAGGGTGCGGTCATCATGTCACTGGCCACCCGCTCCACCGATCCGCTCGAGCGCGCCGGAAAGCAGCTCGCCGACCTGGTGGCCGTGCACACCGGTAAGAGCACCACGGCCGCCTGA
- a CDS encoding glutamate-5-semialdehyde dehydrogenase, whose amino-acid sequence MTASTTTELDNVREVVHAAARRARLASRTLAQLTTAQKDAALHAAADALLAAKDRLLIANGEDIELARAGGTAEAQLDRLRLTEARIDGIASGLRQVAGLPDPVGDVVRGSTLPNGLEIRQTRVPLGVVGMVYEARPNVTVDAFGLTLKSGNAALLRGSSSAVRSNVALVTVLREALTAQGLPEDAVQLLPADDRSSVTHLIQARGLVDVVIPRGGAGLINAVVRDALVPTIETGTGNCHIFVHRDADLEMAEAILINAKTRRPSVCNTAETVLIDEAIAETAVPRLIKALADKGVTIHGDLPGLVPATDTDWADEYLSLDIALKVVPDLDAAVEHINHWGTGHTEAIVTGDLKAAREFTGRVDAAAVMVNASTAFTDGEQFGFGAEIGISTQKLHARGPMGLPELTSTKWIVWGDGQIRPV is encoded by the coding sequence ATGACAGCTTCGACCACCACTGAACTGGACAACGTCCGCGAGGTGGTGCATGCCGCGGCGCGCCGGGCTCGGTTGGCGTCGCGCACGCTCGCCCAGCTCACCACGGCGCAGAAGGATGCCGCGCTGCACGCCGCCGCCGACGCCCTGCTCGCCGCCAAGGATCGGCTGCTGATCGCCAATGGCGAGGACATCGAACTCGCGCGCGCGGGCGGCACCGCCGAGGCGCAGCTGGATCGGCTGCGGCTGACCGAGGCTCGGATCGACGGGATCGCCTCCGGCCTGCGTCAGGTCGCGGGGCTGCCGGATCCGGTGGGCGATGTGGTCCGCGGTTCGACGCTGCCGAACGGTCTGGAGATCCGGCAGACGCGGGTTCCGCTCGGCGTGGTCGGCATGGTCTACGAGGCGCGGCCCAATGTCACCGTGGACGCCTTCGGATTGACGCTCAAATCGGGTAACGCGGCGCTGCTGCGCGGTTCCTCCTCGGCGGTGCGCTCCAATGTGGCGCTGGTGACCGTACTGCGCGAAGCGCTTACGGCGCAGGGCCTTCCGGAGGACGCGGTGCAGCTGCTGCCCGCCGACGACCGCTCCAGCGTGACCCATCTGATCCAGGCGCGCGGTCTGGTCGACGTGGTCATTCCGCGCGGCGGCGCGGGCCTGATCAATGCCGTGGTGCGGGACGCCCTGGTGCCGACCATCGAGACCGGTACCGGCAACTGCCATATCTTCGTGCACCGCGATGCCGATCTGGAGATGGCCGAGGCCATTCTGATCAATGCCAAGACCCGGCGTCCCAGCGTCTGCAATACCGCCGAGACGGTGCTCATCGACGAGGCCATCGCCGAGACCGCGGTACCTCGCCTGATCAAGGCCCTCGCGGACAAGGGCGTCACCATCCACGGTGACCTGCCCGGGCTGGTGCCCGCCACCGATACCGACTGGGCCGATGAATACCTGTCCCTCGATATCGCGCTGAAGGTCGTCCCCGATCTGGACGCCGCCGTCGAGCACATCAACCACTGGGGCACCGGCCACACCGAGGCCATCGTCACCGGTGATCTCAAGGCCGCACGCGAATTCACCGGCCGGGTGGACGCCGCCGCCGTCATGGTCAATGCTTCGACTGCCTTCACCGACGGAGAGCAGTTCGGCTTCGGCGCGGAGATCGGCATCTCCACCCAGAAATTGCATGCGCGCGGCCCCATGGGTCTGCCGGAACTGACCTCCACCAAATGGATTGTGTGGGGCGACGGCCAGATTCGGCCCGTCTAG